One Klebsiella electrica genomic window, GTTCGCCCCTTTACCGCCGAAAGCCACCTGATAATGCTGGCCGGTGACGGTTTCGCCCGGCGTCGGGAAAGATTCAAGGTTAAGAATGTGATCGGCATTGATGCTGCCAAGGACGACAAGTTTGCCTGAGGTTTTCATTATTTCTGTTCCCGGGAAAGCGCGCCACCGGACTCCGGTGGCGCATGCCCTGCTTTTCTTTTTATGTTGTCCCTCGGACCGTTTCCGGTCCGAATCGCATATTACTGCTTAATGACCAGTTTCAGCTCAACCGGATAGCTGGCGTCCACTTTCTCACCCTTCAGCACTTTATCAGCAGTCTCCACGCCTTTCACGCCGATCTGCTCTGGCAACTGAGCGATGGTCGCTGCCAGTTTGCCACTATTTACCGCTTTTTCGCCATCCGGAGTACCGTCAAATCCAACCACCATCACATCGGATTTGCCCGCCGTTTGTAATGCGCGCAGCGCACCCAGCGCCATTTCATCGTTCTGCGCAAACACCGCTTTCACATCAGGATGAGCGGTCAGCAGGTTCTGCATGACGTTCAGACCTTTGGTACGGTCGAAGTCCGCCGGCTGGCTGGCCAGAACGTTGAATTTGTGCGCGGCAACGGCCTGCTTAAAGCCCTCACCACGTTCACGAGCCGCAGAGGTCCCGGCAATACCCTGCAGTTCAATCACTTTCGCGCCTTCACCGACTTTCTTCGCAATATAGTCGCCGGCCATCTTACCGCCCAGCACGTTATCAGACGCGATATGGCTGACCACGTCGCCTTTCGAAGCCTGACGGTCGAGGGTAATGACCGGGATTTTGGCCTGGTTAGCCATCTTCACCGCGTTACCTACCGCATCAGAGTCGGTGGGGTTAATCAGCAGCAGCTTCGCGCCACGTACCGTTAAATCCTGCACGTTCGCCAGCTCTTTCGCCGGGTTGTTCTGCGAATCCAGTACCACCAGGTTGTAGCCCAGTTTGTCAGCTTCTTTCTGCGCCCCCTCTTTCAGAGAAACAAAGAACGGGTTATTCAGGGTAGAGATAACCAGAGCGATGGTATCTTTCGCCATCGCGTTGGCGCTGACGGTTGCACTGAGAGCCACAGCAGAGACCAGGGTCGCCAGTTTTTTCATATTCATAGTTAAGATGTCCTGTAGAGTTCTTAGTTACTGCTTTTTGTTGTCTACCAGCACCGCCAGCAAAATTACCACCGCTTTCACGATCATCTGGTAATAGGAAGAAACGCCTAATAGATTCAAACCGTTGTTCAGGAAGCCAAGGATCAACGCACCAATTAAAGTACCGACAATACGCCCCTTCCCCCCCGCCAGACTGGTGCCGCCGAGCACGACCGCCGCGATAGCATCCAGTTCATAGCCGGTACCCGCCG contains:
- the rbsB gene encoding ribose ABC transporter substrate-binding protein RbsB; translation: MNMKKLATLVSAVALSATVSANAMAKDTIALVISTLNNPFFVSLKEGAQKEADKLGYNLVVLDSQNNPAKELANVQDLTVRGAKLLLINPTDSDAVGNAVKMANQAKIPVITLDRQASKGDVVSHIASDNVLGGKMAGDYIAKKVGEGAKVIELQGIAGTSAARERGEGFKQAVAAHKFNVLASQPADFDRTKGLNVMQNLLTAHPDVKAVFAQNDEMALGALRALQTAGKSDVMVVGFDGTPDGEKAVNSGKLAATIAQLPEQIGVKGVETADKVLKGEKVDASYPVELKLVIKQ